GCAGATTTCTtgaatttcttcctctgttgcTCCAAAGAGTAAAAACCAGTGTGGACGATTAGGAAGTGGAATCTGAAAGGGAGGAGAAGACATGCTCAGTTTTCTGCTTCTATTAAAAAGACCTAACAAACTTGAAATTAAATGTAACTGCATGCTTACCTCCAGTGTCCTAGCTGCAAGGTAAATACATGCACACGCAATGCTTTCTGGCTGGAATCTTACAAAGACATCTGTTCTCAGGCTATCATTCATGTAATTCCTGAAAGACAGGAGATCACCAAAGTTGCATGGCACTGCAAAGTTGTTTGAtgcttgctggttttttttttttatttttacaaggaCTATTTCCTTCTGCATTCAGTTACTAGAGCTAACATTATACTCCTGTAAATCTAAAGAAAAGTTGAATGATTTTactaaaaaaacaaccaaacaaaaaatttaaaaaaaaatccctcaagGGGAGAGATGTgtgacagaaattaaatttgacTGACTGGCTGCTGAAAATTCACTTGTGAAAAGAGAACCAATTTTAACTTCACTTTTCCTTCTGGATCTCTACTGGCCTGCTCTCATGCAATAGACAAGTTATTTTCATCGAGAAAACACACAATACGATCTGAAGTACTGAGTTATAAATTTTTAGGTTCACATGTTTCTCTGCAATAGGGCTGAAACCAGATGGTTTgctgaaagctgcagctcctgtcGTCGTTCTCCCATGAAAATGCAGTCCACTTCAGCATGCGCCAACTCCCACTGGAGATTTAGGGGGTCCCTTTTCCTTCAGAATCATGATTTTCCATCCAGAACTGAATTCTTTTTCCCACAAAAAGCAGCCATAGAAGAAATCAGGGTGTTTGGGAACATCAATTCAGGAGAGTACTCAGTATTCAGCAGATCTCCTCTTTGGCACATGAAATACGGTTTCCAAATTGTCCCATTTCAGTAAGGTTGCTTAAAATGAATATTCACAGAAtgagaaaactgtaaaatattgcATATATTCCAGTCAGTACACTTAAGCATTATTCTTCTAAATCTTAAATACACAAAGTAACTTCCTCTGAACCTGTCAGCTGATGTGCTTAAAAAGATCTAGATTTTTGAGCACATATGTCAAGCAAAGCATCAGATGGGGAAAAGCTAAAACCAGACACAACAGGAAGTCCTCAAAATAATACACTTTCTGAAAGTAGTAATTAACCATGTGGGTACCCAGTATACAAGGATTCACTAAACCCCAAGACATCCAAACCAGAGACCACAGTCCAAACACTTGTAACCAGTTTACACAGGACAGACAAAAGGAACATGAATCCCAAAAGCATCAAACTCCCACCTTCCCCAGTTGTCTTACATTCTTGTTTATATGAAGAGCAAATGCTACCCCACAGAAGCAATGCTAAACGTCAGGTCATCTCTCTGGGAGAAAGCAACTTCAAACCCTACTTTTTCTTGTCCCACTACAAAGAGAACACAAACCTTTTGGCAAAAGAAGCAATAAAGAAAAGTGGTACTTCAGACATCTGGAAGTCATACAGCCTTTTTGTAATTTGCCAAGCTGAAAAACATGCCTACTTCCAACTTTGGCCTCTGCATATTTTCCCCTGTGGGCTCAGAATCAGACACATGAGGAAATGAATCCTTGTcacaatattttaagaaaaaggtaaTGCTGTAAAAATGCACACTTCAAAGACCAATTGTACTGGATATCCACCAGTTTTCAGGTACTGGAAGCAACAAGCATCAGTACAcaaatatgttattttaaacatgTGAACCATTTCTCAATTGGGGTAATTTCGCCCCTCCTCCTCACCTACCTCTCCATTCGTAACAAGTAGAAAACTGGTAATGAGGAGTCTGTAACTCACGTTTGAATACTTCATGCAATGGTACTGGGAAATCTCGTGGTGAGAATTTTCTCTAAGTCCCAAGTACTACATTTGGCTCCAAGCTTCACACATCTACTCAAACATTTTCTAATAGTTTACAAATGGAACTAGACTTCAGTTTTTGTTGTGTTAATTCATCCCTTTAAGACTTAAATCCCACCTTAATTTGCTTTATCATTTAAGAATACATCATTTTAACAGTTATAGAAATgtaacataaaaagaaaaatatttcagaacttCAACAATCAGGTTATAAAATATACAACAGTCAAAAtgcacaataaaaataaaagtcaaaaaGTATAAGCACAAGAAGCAGTTGGCCAGTTACTATACTATCACGTATATACCACCTGTCTAGAGTCAGCCTTCTCTTTGTAGAGCCTGCTTTGGTTTGACTGAAGACGGCAGCTATCCCTGCACCATAGCGCTtgggcagcagaggagaagtCTTAGTCACTTACCCTCAGAGGCTACCCTTTGATTAAAAgagtacagaaaagaaaagtcaaaactGGTTCTCTACACATGGGTCACAGTACCAGACAGTTCAGTCAGCAGAAATATGATCTTTGGATTCACTAAAGGTTTTTAAACCACAGTATTGTTAAAaagcattattctttaaaagcGTTATCTATTTGTTAAGTTTAAGACCTGGAATTTTACATAAGCTTCCCATCCCCAAGCAAATCTTTACTGTAATGAGAGTGACAAGGCAGAGAACATTTCTTGGCAAACATGAAAACATTGAGTTTATCCAGTCTTAGAAGCTGACATCTTGCATTATCCATATAGATAAAAGAAATTTATCTGTGCTGAGTTTTTGATACACCTGTGATCAACCTCAAGCCCCGGGAAAAGCCATTTCCCAGCACTGGTAACAGACTTTAACTGCACATAATTTTCCccaaagaacaaaaaccaagaaaaccctATAACCCACTCAACATTTTCCCTTCAGCTGAAAagtgaaagcagagaggagggaagTGAAAAGTCAGGGTGCAAAGCTACCTTACCATTAAAACAGTGCCTCTAACTTAAGAGGCCGATCAACATTTGGGTAGTAGTGTGGGGCACGCCAAGAAACACTGGAGCTGTCTGGTATGGCCCACAATCATTTCTGAGCAATGCTGCCCAGAGTGCCTCAAGTGACATATTTCTGCTACTGCCCCTGCTGGTctcttaaaacaaagaaaatcaacTTACCATGAAGTCTGGACCAGGTGTTGGTTACGTTCACATTCTAATACCTGAAGGTACATAACGATTATCTGGAAGATATGGGTTATTGAGTTATTAACAAGAATCTCGAGAGCCACCTACTTATTTCAGAGGGACATCCATGAGGCATCTGTTATTCTCTTTCAAGTCCTAAAACACTCCACATGAGAGAGCGATTGCAACATCCCCAGTGATTACCCACACAGCTTCTGCTCTCCAATGCAAAAGTATGCATGAGTTGACACTCAACCAGATCTGACCTTCCTAGCTCTCCGTCTTCTGAGCTCAGTCATCATGCTATTCATCTAGATGTCTTGTCTTCAACTGTTTTCAAGCTAGGTATGTTCTCCTATACAATTCACGATTCCTTTTTAGCTGTAACTTGGGAGAAAATATTGCTAGCTGCAATAAGCAGTAACAGAAGTATAACAGTATTTGCAAAGAACAGATCTAACATGTTGTGTGTCACTGGTTTATTCAgttctaggttttttttcttacgttcgaaaggaaaacaaggatgCAGATAAAAAGAGTAATAGCAAAAATTCATACCAATTAACAAACAAGTACAATTGTCCTCTGGCGTACTGATAACATGAGTGAATTCTGGAAGTCAAGTATGCTTAAAAAGACCTTAAGACAGCAGTAGTttttagaggaagaaagagcaagATCCCAAGTTCTGCTGGCACAAAAGTAGGAGATTCTTTTACCACACTTGGCTACTTAAGGCATAATGCTGATGGTACTAAAGCACCAACTTAAACGTCTGCAGTAGTTACATCCTCCAAGTAGCATCCTAGTCTGACAAGTGATACTTAAACATTGATAACCGTCTCATTTCTAGTCAAGCCCCTCGCACCCAAGTgtacttttcagaaaataagaaacactGCTAACGAGCTTATACAGGTTTAATAACCTCAGCACATTTCCACAAAGAGTGATCATGACACACAGTGCTTCTGATAATAGGATATCACAACCCTAGGTCTCCAAATCCCTTTCTGCTTAAGAATCTATGTTTAGTTGACGTTTTCTAACACCAAAAGCTACCTACTTATATAATTTGACTTCACGGAATACTTAGCATCTGCATCCACCTCCACTTGTCATTCAGCAATGACACAAGACCAACTAGTAAGACTCTCTTGAATGAGAAAGAAGACTTTGGGGTGATAAGCCAGCTTTACTGAATTAACTAGCTTTATCATGTACAAACCATACAGCTTCCACACAGTTTAGCAGTCTACTCAAAGCATTTATCACATATGAAACACTGATTATAAAGGTAACTTATACAGTACAAACCTTATGAGGGTGCTTTACATGAACACAAAATCCCAACTCCTTTAACACTCTTCTTTCTGCCTTAATAATTTGATTCTTCAAGTTCACATATTCTTGATCCAGTATTAGAGGCACAGGTTTTCTGCAAGAGAATTTCAAATTCTGAGGAAGATAATCTTAACTCTAAAGAGTACTCATATACAGGTTTAATTGTGTTCTTGTAAACATAAGAGACATCACTATTTGTAAcaccaaaaatatttacttaataAAATGTGTCAACTCACTTTTCTCCTTCATGAGATCTCTTCAAGATGTTCCCTGATTTATGAAACAGGCAACGATACTATCACGGGCCCACgaagtttaataattcaaatacaACATAAATACTTCAGATAATCTCAAAGTCTaagcttactttttttcccGTAGATGTCTAAGCCGATGGAACACGTTAATTACATCCCTTATGCGTCTTGGTGCTTCTTCAATTTTGGATGCCAGATGAACACAGGCCATTGACACATGCTGAAATATAAGTATTGCAAGATACTGATGTTTTGCTCAAATCAGGAACTGATCGCCTCCAACAGCTTAAGGAGGGATAACAAGAGAAAATGGTGGTAAAACAAGGAAATGCTAAAAATTTGACAAAATCAGTACTACGTAGCTTTGTAAAATCATGTTGTTCAGTTAGTAAAACCTACAGGCTAGTTACCAACACTCTGATCACACCTAAATTGACAACTTGCGAAAACAGATCAAAGATTAAGTCACATTTGTAGCCATATAcatcttttaatcttttcttacCTCCATGGAATGCTTCACAAAAGACTTGGTATAAAAAAAACGTTGAAATAGCACCTGTCCTGTAGCCATAGCCACCTAAAAAGGAAGTAACCACAACAGGTATTAACAAAGCAACTACCAGttccaaaaataaattacctAGAATGATTCCAACAGATTTAAGACCCAGAAGACTAGCTAAGCTATATTTAAGTATGGGAGTAAGTTCAGCGGTATCTAAAGAAAACTAGCACCATTACAAATTAAGGTGCCCCAAATGTTATCAACATCACAAACACTGTCTATAAGTCAAATACATACGTTAAATCGCaaactttttaaatgaagtatgAAAACATACTccaaatgaaataagaaaatatttacaaacccaacccaaacacTAGAACCCAATAAAACCGAAAGTTATGACAGTACGCCAGAAAAACTCTCCTTTTTCGGCGTGGGGGAATCTAATCATATTATGATTTGCATATATTCAACACAATTTGAGCAGCTGAGACTCGGGAGCGAGAAGATGCCTGGGAAGTTTTACTCAACGAGACTGTTTGCGATTGGAGTTCGCCAGGAAACAAAACCTTTCTGAGGGCACTACAATTCAAAGGGGTCTAAAAAGTCCTCCTTTCCGCAAGCCCcgatctttaaaaaaaaaaaaaaaataaaagcgcTGCGGGagcccccgccctgcccggccggcccggggaggcggcgggggcggcgcagGAAGGCGGTTACATCACCCGCTTCCTGCTCCCAGCCGGGCGGGGAAGGCCGCAGGCCCCGCGGGGAGGCCCAGCGGCTCTGGCGTCCCAAAACCCCAGCCAAAAGGGGCAGctcctcagccccccccccccgatccCCGCACCCTGTAACTGCGGATGGCGGCCTAGCGATCGAGGGGCGGCTCCGCCGGCGCCAGCGGGCCGAGGCCTAGCGAACAaagctctgccctgccagggtGCAAAGACGCCCGAacccaggcccggcccggcccgccccacCGCGGCCTCTTCCCCGGCCGCCGGCGAGAGGCCTCCCCACCCCGACCGGCCAGGCCGCGGCCCAGCCTCACCTGCGGGAGACGAAGCAGGATGCCGGCCGCTTGGATGAGCTCGCAGCCGGTGACGCGCAGCTCGGTCTCGGTGTCGGGGTCGAGGCCGCTGCTCATGGACGGGGTGAAGCGCAGCGTGTGCTCGGGCAGCAGGCAGTTCTCCAGCGTGATCAGCACCCCCGAGTACAGGCGGTCCCCGATCAGCACCGCCCCAGGGCCCGGCACCGGCGCACCGCTCCCCGTCGGGACGGATCCCGCCGCCGTAGCGCCAGCAGCCTGaggccccgccgggccgctgCCTCCCACCGCTATCACAGCCGCCGCGCTGCCCGACCCGGCCGCCATTTTGTGGTGGTGATGCCGCCGCCTCGCCTGGCtccgctctccttccccaccgGGCGGCGCCTCTGCCCCAGCGCCCCCGCCCCTCCCTTCCACCTCCGGTCGTCGCCTATTGGTGGGGCGCGGCGAAGCGGCGGTGGCTGATTGGCCCGGCCGCCGCGACGTCTGACGCCAACGCCGGGCTGAGCGGAGCGGCGTGACGCACCCGTTGGGGAATTTGAACAGGGCGGAGGGGGCGGGACTTCCGGCGCGCGCCACCGCCCTCAGTAGCTCTGGGGTTGCCGGGCCGGCCGCTGAGCTCCCCAAACCCTCCCAGAGCCGTCCCGGAGCCgggcggctgctgctgggctgcgtGCTGCGAGTGGCGAGATCacccccccgagcggggcttTTTCCCCGTGCAGCGCCAGAAGTCACCAAATTGTCCTCCCAGTAgcagttaccaaaaaaaagaaatctttattaAGCCCtcaaacagaacagaaagcgTACGCACACCATACATGTCGTTAACACTGGAACTTCTACGGGCCTGACTTACCACTGCGAACTTTGAACCGCGGCTTCTAACTCAACGTGTTTCAGTTACAACAACACTGGGGAAAAAGTCGTCAAGGCGCAAGCTCTGCACCCCGACCCACCCCGTCCTCCTTCTGGAACCATCCTTAGAGGATCTTGTTCCACAGCTATGATCTGAGCAGCAGTCAGCAAGCAAGTTCACTTCGCAATACAAGTTCCTGTTTGTAACATGTATCTGCAGACTCTTTTAATATCAATAGTGGTGTACAATACGTGAAAATATCCCCTCCGGTTCTTTTCCATCTCCCAGGGCAGCAAGGAAGCCTTCTTGCCTCCTCCTCTGGGCTAAGGCAGCTAGGGACTTGAATGTCTTCGGCTCATAAATAGCCAAATCGGCAATCACTTTCCTATTCAGCTCCACCTGGGACTAAATGCAAGAAAATCTGTTGGTTAAGGACTGTAATTTTTAGGAACAACACTGCAATGCTTAATGATTACCTGAGGTCTTAAGGcaaattaccttttttctgtgctgtacaATTTTGGAACTATGAGTCGGAGAACTGTCCAGCATGACTACTCGGCCATGGACGACTCATTAAGCCATTGTGTAAAATCTGTTTACCAACTTTCTCAGTCTGGTAGAAACCAAGAACTGAAGAAGAATGTCTTATTTCATGGAAGGCCACATGTTACAGGTTAATCCATGGCATTTGTTCAAGTTCTTAGGCATATTCAAGTTTACTCATTGTGCTAGAAGCTGCTCGGTATCTTAAA
This portion of the Pelecanus crispus isolate bPelCri1 chromosome 15, bPelCri1.pri, whole genome shotgun sequence genome encodes:
- the CCNL2 gene encoding cyclin-L2, with the translated sequence MAAGSGSAAAVIAVGGSGPAGPQAAGATAAGSVPTGSGAPVPGPGAVLIGDRLYSGVLITLENCLLPEHTLRFTPSMSSGLDPDTETELRVTGCELIQAAGILLRLPQVAMATGQVLFQRFFYTKSFVKHSMEHVSMACVHLASKIEEAPRRIRDVINVFHRLRHLREKKKPVPLILDQEYVNLKNQIIKAERRVLKELGFCVHVKHPHKIIVMYLQVLECERNQHLVQTSWNYMNDSLRTDVFVRFQPESIACACIYLAARTLEIPLPNRPHWFLLFGATEEEIQEICLKILQLYTRKKVDLSDLESKVEKKKLAIEEAKAQAKGLVPEGAPSLDTTSGFSPIPKNESPKEVKGNKPSPLPVQAMKNAKRKAEGAKRMSSNSPVNGVQKGRESRSRSGSRDQSYSRSPSRSASPKHRKSESYSTSSGSKSHSRSRSRSDSPPRQFNHSSGYKGSKVRSYKKSKDYKYSTHKPRKSRSRSSSRSRSRSRERSDHSGKYKKKSHYYRNHRHERSRSYERASHRYERDHPGHSRHRR